The bacterium genomic sequence TTAAACCATTTGACAGTATTTTTGATTCCTTCTTCAATGGTGTAGGAAGGAGCCCACCCTGCACTTTGTTGGAATTTTTTTGCAGAAAGAGAACTTCTTCTAACTTCCGCTTTTTTCTCCCCTTCGTAAGTTTTATTGATATTGGAGCAGGTATCTTTTTTTATACAATCAAAAATATAGTTTATATCAGTCTCTATCCCGGTACCTATATTGTAGATACCGTTAAGGTTTTTGTTTATACTTTTTATAGCAGAGTTAACAACGTCTTCTATATATACAAAATCTCTGGTCTGTTTTCCGTCACCAAAAATTATAGGTTGCTCATTATTAAGTAGTTTCTCTGCAAAGATTGCTATCACTCCAGCTTCGGCTTTTGAGTTTTGGCGAGGTCCATAAACGTTACCAAACCTTAACGCTACAAAATCAAGCTGGTAGCAAGAAGAGTAATAAAAAAGATATTTTTCAACTGCTAATTTAGATATTCCGTAAGGAGATAAAGGTAACTCTTCTGCTGTTTCAGGGGTGGGTAACTCCTCTGCTTCACCATAAATAGCGCCACCAGTAGATGAAAATATAAGTTTTTTTTCTCCTTTTAGCTTGATAAAATTTCTTATGATGTTTATCGAACCGTTTATGTTTATTGATGTATCCAGGAAAGGGTCTTCCTCTGATTTACGTACGTTTATTTGGGCAGCAAGATGATAGACTACCTGTGGGGATTCTTTTTCAAACACATCTTTTACCTTGTCATCTCTGATATCCATCTGGTAAAAATGTGCTTTAGGGTTTAGGTTGAGTATGTTGCCAGTTGAAAGGTTATCTATAACAGAAACAGTGTGTCCTGCTTCAATAAGTTTGTCTGTAATATGGCTACCTATAAAACCAGAACCGCCTGTAACAAGTATTTTCATTTTTTACTCCTTAGTGGATACCGTTTTTGTTTTTCGTCTATTTTGTTATCCTGAACTTGTTTTAGGATAACAAATGTAACCTGCGCTATGTAGTAGGCATAACGTAAAAACGAGATTCCGGATCAAGTCCGGAATGACAAGCAGGGGGTCTTTTACGTTTTTACCCTTGCCTTTGTTTTTCATTCTTTAAGATGTATATCTTTTGTCCAAGAGTAGTTCTCTTTATACCACGCAACAGTATTTTTAACGCCTTCATCTAAACTGGTTTTCGGTTCCCAGTTTAGCAATTGTTTTGCTCTCCTTATATCTGCTTTGGTAGCGTATATATCTGTCTTTTCAAATTTTCTGTACGAAATACTTGCTTTTTTGTTAAGATAATGTTCTATCAAAGATATAAGTTCGTTTAAGGTGTTGGTCTTATCACCGCCCAAATTAACAGTATTAAAGCCGTTCAATTTTAGTGCTCTTACTGTGCCGTCAGCAATATCGTTAATATATGTAAAATTTCTGCTTTGAGTACCGTCACCGAAGACAATAATCTCTTTACCTTCATCTATAAGTTTTATAAACTTAAATATACTCATATCTGGTCTACCGGCAGGTCCGTAAACTGTGAAATACCGTAAAATTGTAACATCTATACCGTATAGATAATGGTACGTGTAGCAGGTAACCTCTGCGGATTTTTTTGAGGCAGCATAAGGGGATATAGGTCTGTTGACAGGTAGGTCCTCAGAAAAAGGCATTGCTTCTCCTGCGTATACAGATGAGGTTGAAGATAGTATAAACTTTTTTACGCCATAATCTTTTGTTGCTTGTAACAGGTTGATTGTTCCTATTAGGTTAGACCTAAAATAGACAAAAGGGTCTATTATACTAACTCTAACACCTGCTCTTGCTGCAAGATTGAAAATTATTGTTGGTGAGAAAGATTTTACTATCTCGACAGTCTCTGGTTCAGCAATATTCTGTTTGATGAACGAAAAATTTTTATTACTTTGGAGTTGTTGGAGCCGATACTCTTTTAGACTAATATCGTATGAAGTGTTCATTTCGTCAAGCCCTAACACCTGATACCCTTCTTGTAGAAGGTTTGCAGTTACTTTACTACCTATGAATCCGCAACACCCTGTTAAAAGTATTTTATCCATTTGTTTTCTTATTGGCTCCAAGTTGTATTAGCAGGTTAGAGAAGAAGTTTACAGTGTACGGTAATACGCTTTCATCTATTGAAAAGTTGTTGTTATGGTTATCCCCAAACTTATCTCCAATACCTACAAACAAGTAACAGGAAGGTACCACTTTTGAAAAGTAGGCAAAATCTTCACCACCCATAATAGGGTGGAATTCTAATAAGTTTTCAGGTTTTAGTATGGTTTTAGAAATGTTCTTTATCTGTTGCGTAAAGGTCGGCTCGTTGACACATAATGGGGTATGATTGTTGTATTTGAGTTCTGCTTTACATCCGAAACTACTACATATATCTCTACTTTTTGTTTCAATAAGGTTGCGGATTTTGTTCTGAACAGAAGTGTCAAGGGTTCTAACTGTCCCTTTTATTTCAACTTTTTGTGGAATAACATTATAGGTTGTTCCACCTGATACGCTACATATTGAAAGGACAGCAGGTTTTAACGGGCTGATATTTCTACTTACTATTGTTTGTAGGTTAGATATAAGGGATGCTGTACATACTATAGGGTCTATGGCAAGGTGCGGTGAAGCGCCGTGACCCCCTAACCCTGAAATGTTTATAGAAAAAAAATCTGCGTTTGCCATTACTGGTCCCTCGCCAATCCATATCCCAAAAATTGGTAATATAGGGAAGAAATGGAACCCCAGAAGATAATCTATTGTGTCTAATACACCTTCTTTAACCATTACATTAGCACCGCTTGGGGACCTTTCTTCGCTGGGCTGGAAAATAAATTTTATTGTAAAATTTAGGTGTTCTTCTAACCTTTTTAGGATCTTTGCAACCCCAAGGACAACAGCCATATGTCCGTCGTGTCCGCATGCGTGCATAAGACCTTTATGGACAGAAGAGAAGGGTAGCCCTGTTTTTTCTTCTACAGGCAGAGCGTCCATATCTGCTCTTAACCCAATTGTAAGGTTACCTTTACCTATACTGGCAACGATACCTGTTTTGGCTACTTTTTGGTATGATATATTTTCTTGTTCAAGGAAAGTAGAGATTTTTTCGGAAGTTATATGTTCCTCAAACCCGAGTTCAGGGTGTTGATGAAAAAATCTTCGTAAAGAGATTACCTCTTCACTTATATTTTCTGTTTCAAGTTTCACTCTTTCAAGTAGTTTGTCCATAATAGTTTTTATGTTTTAATGGGTAGTTCAGACCAGTAACTCTTTTGGTATTATATTGTCCAACCCAAGTATTGAATATGGGTCGAAAACTTTTTTTATTTTTGCCATCTCTCTAAGACCTTCCTCGCCGTACATAACACCGAGCCATTTCTTTTTAATTTTACCTATCCCGTGTTCTGCGGCAACTGTGCCTCCAAGAGAGAGTGCTTTATTCACACAACTTTTATATATTTGCCCAGCACGTTCTTTTTCTTGAGCGTCTTTGGGGAAAAGGTTAAAGTGTAAATGGTTTTCGCCTATATGCCCAAAAAGGATTGATTGCATAGGGTCTTGTGTCATAATTTTCCTGTAAAACCGAAACATTTCTTCAAAATTGTTTTCTGGCACAGAAATATCCATCGCAACCTTAACAATACCCAACTTTTTAAAGTAAGCGTTTATGTTTTCTGGCAACCTGTGTCTAAATTTTATTAGCCGTTCATAGTTGGTTATATCTTCGCCCATTAAAGTGTCAACAGAGTTATAATCTTCTGCAAATTCTGCCCATTTTTCAATCTCTTCAATTCCTGATATGGTTTCTATGTACAGAGCGCAGGTGTCGTTGGGGATTTCAGGATAATCTTTTTTAAGAAACTTTAAACTACCTCTTTCAAAAAATTCAAGGCTATACATATCCTTAAAATCTCTTTTAACCCTTCGTATCATTTCTGGAATTTTATCTTCATCAGGGAAAAATATGATGATAATAAATCTTGGTGGGAGAGAGTCTATTAGGGACACTTCAACTTCTGTTATTACACCAAGGGTTCCTTCTGACCCTATAAACAGGTCTAACCCGTCCATATTTTCTTGTGAGAAGTAACCTGCAGAACATTTAATAGGCGGGGTACGGTAAGAAGGTAAAGATACCTTAAATGAACCATAATCAATTATTCCATTCTTTTCTTGTATGTCGCCTCTCTTGATTTCAAGGGTGTCGCCAGTAGTAAGTACCATTCTTAATTTTTGGATATATTTTCTTGTGGCTCCAAACCTAAAACTATATTCTCCCGAAGCGTTGGTAGCGGCGTTGCCACCAATAAATGCGGTCCGTTCGGTGGGGAAGGGTGGATAAAACATAGAGAGAGGGTCGAGTTCTTGAAGAAAATCTTTGACAATAACCCCTGATTGTAATGTTGCTCGTTTATCTTCTTTGTTAATGTTTATAATTTGGTTAAACCTTTCAAGAGAAACGATATATCCCTCTTTAGGTACTCTACCAGCAACAGTGCCTGTTCCGCCGCCTGATATGGTTATTGGTATATTTTGTTTAGCACAATCGGTTAAAACATCTTTTAATTCAGTTTCGTTTTCTGGTATATATACCCGTTCTGCGTTTCCGTCTTTAAAATTTGATGAATCTTCAAGGTATGAAAGAATATCTTCTTTCTCTTTTTTTATTAAAAGCATTTTTTTGTCCCTTTTCGTTGTTTTTTCCCCGCCCCAGTCTGTTATTTTGAAATTGTTTTAGGATCTCTCACTTAACCCATATAACAGGAGTAAGAAAAAGCGAGATTTCGGATCAAGTCCGGAATGACATACAGGGGGAGTCTGTGCCAATTTAAATTATATTTCAACTCCAAGCAGGGTTATTTTCTCTTTTTCACAAATGTTTATTGTTTCTTCTTTTTCAAAAAGTATGGTCTTTCCTGCTTCAACTGCTAGTATCTTACCGCCTGCCGTAGCTATAGCATTAACTGTGCCCGGTCCTATAACTGGAAGGTCGAACCGTTCGTCTTTATTTTTACCAGCAATCTTGACTACTGTAAAACCTTTACAAAAAGTTCCTGCCCTTGTGATCATAGAGTCGGTACCTTCAACGCCTTCTACTGCTATAATCATCCCTCTTTTTACTGCAACTGCTTGACCTGTGCGGAATTGTAATATGTTTTGTAGTAATGAGATACCAGTTTTTATATCTAAAATTTCTTCTTTTTCTGGACTATTTTTGGTATATACAGAGTTTTCTGCTATTAACTCTTTTAATAGTTGTGAGAGAGGTATTATTTTAATACCTTCCTTTTCAATGCCAGATACGGCAGAAGCCATAAGTTCTTCACCTTTCCATAGGGTCTCTTTTTCTAAAAATTGTTTTCCTGATAGGTGTATATTGTTTTCAAAAAGTTTGGAGGGTGATATTCTGCCTATTACAGCGAGATGTTCTATGTTTTCTTGTTTTAATGTAGATATTATGCCGAAGATGTCTCCAAACTGAAAAACCTTGCTATTTATTAAGGGTGTATCTTCAAAAGCAAAGGGGAAAACATTGTTATATTTGCTGATGGCTTTATGTACATACTCAGAAAGGTTATCGTTACTAACAAATAACCCTATTTTTTTATCCTGCCTTTTCATCCTATTAACCTCTTTTGCAAACCTCGGAGGTTTGCAAGTCTATGGTTATTATAGCCTTAGAACACTTTGTCATCCTGAACTTGTTTCAGGATGACAAATATAACCTACGTTGGCAGTAGACACAACGTAAAAAACGAGGTTCCGGATCAAGTCCGGAATGACATACAAGGGCAACTACCCCAAACATCCCCTTAGAGGAGAAGCCAAAAAAGGGAGTGAATAGACACCTCATACGCTTTTCTTTTATGTTTTTAACCTTGCCTTTGTTTGTCTTTTGGTCTTGCAATTCCTCTTTCTGCCTGCTTTATAAAGTTGGTAATAGATAAAACTTCTTCGGTCTGCTCCATCTCTTCTATCAGTTTAAGGGCTTCTGAAACATTGTGCCCTGAACGAAACAGGTGTTTATAGATTGTTTCTACTACCTTTATCTGTTCTGATGAAAAACCACGCCTATTTAGCCCAACCTTGTTAACTGCAAATGGTAGGGCTGGGTGTCCGTCTGCCATAACATAGGGAATAATGTCTTTTGTAACTTTGGAACAACCTCCTATGATGGCGTGTTTACCTATTCGGCAAAACTGGTGTATCCCTACTAAACCTCCAATTACAGCAAAATCTTCCACAATCACGTGCCCCGCAAGAGTGCCAACATTAGAAATAATAACATTATTACCTATGTGGCAGTTATGGGCTATATGAACATAAGCCATTAAAAGGTTCTTGTTGCCGATGTAGGTTGTTTCTCCTTCTGCAGTCCCTGAATTTATGGTGATATATTCTCGGATGGTATTTTCAGCCCCTATCTTTATAAAAGTTTTACCGCCCTTATATTTTAAGTCTTGGGTAAGGCTTCCTATAACAGCGCCAGTAAATATTTTACAGTTAGCCCCTATCTCTGTGTAGCCTTGAATAGTAACTGACGAACCTATCTTGCATCCATTATGTAGGGTAACATTATCGCCTATTATAGAAAAAGGACCTACTGTTACATCGTCGCCAATACTGGCTTTACTTGAAACGATAGCAGTAGGATGTATATTAGCCATTTGTGGTTGTTTTGGGTTATATTATCAAGCATCTATTATGGTGCATTTAAAGGAAGCTTCGGTGGCAAGTTTTCCGTTAACATAGGTTTTGCCTCGTAGTTGCCCGATTCTGCTTTTAAGTTTAATAACTTCAACCTCAAGCAATAACTGGTCCCCAGGGCTTACAGCTTTTCTAAATTTTGCATTATCAATGCTCATAAAGTATGCAAGTTTACCTCTATTCTCTTCTTTGCTTAACATAAGCACTCCCCCAACCTGTGCCATTGCTTCTATTATCAATACACCCGGCATAACAGGTTTGTTTGGGAAGTGACCTTCGAAAAACCATTCGTTCATTGTAACATTCTTTATACCTACAGCTTTACTATCTGTTAAATCGATTATTCTGTCGACCAACAGAA encodes the following:
- the lpxA gene encoding acyl-ACP--UDP-N-acetylglucosamine O-acyltransferase, whose translation is MANIHPTAIVSSKASIGDDVTVGPFSIIGDNVTLHNGCKIGSSVTIQGYTEIGANCKIFTGAVIGSLTQDLKYKGGKTFIKIGAENTIREYITINSGTAEGETTYIGNKNLLMAYVHIAHNCHIGNNVIISNVGTLAGHVIVEDFAVIGGLVGIHQFCRIGKHAIIGGCSKVTKDIIPYVMADGHPALPFAVNKVGLNRRGFSSEQIKVVETIYKHLFRSGHNVSEALKLIEEMEQTEEVLSITNFIKQAERGIARPKDKQRQG
- a CDS encoding amidohydrolase; amino-acid sequence: MDKLLERVKLETENISEEVISLRRFFHQHPELGFEEHITSEKISTFLEQENISYQKVAKTGIVASIGKGNLTIGLRADMDALPVEEKTGLPFSSVHKGLMHACGHDGHMAVVLGVAKILKRLEEHLNFTIKFIFQPSEERSPSGANVMVKEGVLDTIDYLLGFHFFPILPIFGIWIGEGPVMANADFFSINISGLGGHGASPHLAIDPIVCTASLISNLQTIVSRNISPLKPAVLSICSVSGGTTYNVIPQKVEIKGTVRTLDTSVQNKIRNLIETKSRDICSSFGCKAELKYNNHTPLCVNEPTFTQQIKNISKTILKPENLLEFHPIMGGEDFAYFSKVVPSCYLFVGIGDKFGDNHNNNFSIDESVLPYTVNFFSNLLIQLGANKKTNG
- a CDS encoding GDP-mannose 4,6-dehydratase — encoded protein: MDKILLTGCCGFIGSKVTANLLQEGYQVLGLDEMNTSYDISLKEYRLQQLQSNKNFSFIKQNIAEPETVEIVKSFSPTIIFNLAARAGVRVSIIDPFVYFRSNLIGTINLLQATKDYGVKKFILSSTSSVYAGEAMPFSEDLPVNRPISPYAASKKSAEVTCYTYHYLYGIDVTILRYFTVYGPAGRPDMSIFKFIKLIDEGKEIIVFGDGTQSRNFTYINDIADGTVRALKLNGFNTVNLGGDKTNTLNELISLIEHYLNKKASISYRKFEKTDIYATKADIRRAKQLLNWEPKTSLDEGVKNTVAWYKENYSWTKDIHLKE
- a CDS encoding NAD-dependent epimerase/dehydratase family protein, with amino-acid sequence MKILVTGGSGFIGSHITDKLIEAGHTVSVIDNLSTGNILNLNPKAHFYQMDIRDDKVKDVFEKESPQVVYHLAAQINVRKSEEDPFLDTSININGSINIIRNFIKLKGEKKLIFSSTGGAIYGEAEELPTPETAEELPLSPYGISKLAVEKYLFYYSSCYQLDFVALRFGNVYGPRQNSKAEAGVIAIFAEKLLNNEQPIIFGDGKQTRDFVYIEDVVNSAIKSINKNLNGIYNIGTGIETDINYIFDCIKKDTCSNINKTYEGEKKAEVRRSSLSAKKFQQSAGWAPSYTIEEGIKNTVKWFKSIRT
- a CDS encoding FAD-binding oxidoreductase encodes the protein MLLIKKEKEDILSYLEDSSNFKDGNAERVYIPENETELKDVLTDCAKQNIPITISGGGTGTVAGRVPKEGYIVSLERFNQIININKEDKRATLQSGVIVKDFLQELDPLSMFYPPFPTERTAFIGGNAATNASGEYSFRFGATRKYIQKLRMVLTTGDTLEIKRGDIQEKNGIIDYGSFKVSLPSYRTPPIKCSAGYFSQENMDGLDLFIGSEGTLGVITEVEVSLIDSLPPRFIIIIFFPDEDKIPEMIRRVKRDFKDMYSLEFFERGSLKFLKKDYPEIPNDTCALYIETISGIEEIEKWAEFAEDYNSVDTLMGEDITNYERLIKFRHRLPENINAYFKKLGIVKVAMDISVPENNFEEMFRFYRKIMTQDPMQSILFGHIGENHLHFNLFPKDAQEKERAGQIYKSCVNKALSLGGTVAAEHGIGKIKKKWLGVMYGEEGLREMAKIKKVFDPYSILGLDNIIPKELLV
- the lpxI gene encoding UDP-2,3-diacylglucosamine diphosphatase LpxI (LpxI, functionally equivalent to LpxH, replaces it in LPS biosynthesis in a minority of bacteria.), translated to MKRQDKKIGLFVSNDNLSEYVHKAISKYNNVFPFAFEDTPLINSKVFQFGDIFGIISTLKQENIEHLAVIGRISPSKLFENNIHLSGKQFLEKETLWKGEELMASAVSGIEKEGIKIIPLSQLLKELIAENSVYTKNSPEKEEILDIKTGISLLQNILQFRTGQAVAVKRGMIIAVEGVEGTDSMITRAGTFCKGFTVVKIAGKNKDERFDLPVIGPGTVNAIATAGGKILAVEAGKTILFEKEETINICEKEKITLLGVEI